From a region of the Solanum stenotomum isolate F172 chromosome 2, ASM1918654v1, whole genome shotgun sequence genome:
- the LOC125854614 gene encoding uncharacterized protein LOC125854614, giving the protein MALSSFVPALSSPPPCTVAMLNRSGSLSSASSSSPSCSVRFTCSFSQPPLTVAFMPFLRPTSLCYSRRSSQIVRMAPEEEKKTQRSPLDFPIEWERPKPGRRPDIFPQFSPMKTPLPPPMPGDPPEEEEEEEEKKEEEGDEEEEKEKEEEKDPEKDNPIKPEQ; this is encoded by the exons ATGGCGTTATCGTCTTTCGTGCCGGCGTTATCTTCTCCGCCGCCATGTACGGTGGCGATGTTAAACCGCTCCGGTTCTTTATCCTCAGCATCGTCGTCGTCACCTTCGTGTAGTGTTCGTTTCACTTGCTCATTCTCTCAGCCTCCACTCACCGTTGCTTTTATGCCGTTTTTGAGACCGACATCTCTGTGTTATTCTAGAAGGAGTTCACAAATAGTGCGTATGGCACcggaagaagagaagaagactCAACGCTCACCTCTCGACTTCCCTATC GAATGGGAAAGACCCAAGCCCGGACGAAGACCAGATATCTTTCCTCAATTCAGTCCCATGAAAACTCCCTTGCCACCTCCTATGCCGGGTGATCCTccagaagaggaggaggaagaagaagaaaagaaagaggaagagggagatgaagaggaagagaaagagaaggaagaagagaaagacCCTGAAAAAGACAATCCAATTAAACCTGAGCAGTAG